One Spinacia oleracea cultivar Varoflay chromosome 4, BTI_SOV_V1, whole genome shotgun sequence DNA segment encodes these proteins:
- the LOC110778573 gene encoding uncharacterized protein At4g06744-like yields the protein MYKISSIFATHFVHTILILLLLCSIYQVVVVVATPSPPPSSPQPPSASSSSLNGSKVQEAKKVIQQFFKGITSDNCGFSHLTITDTTDLCKNPKFGCSLSKDSLNKTECLYAIQFNECGIIGKNITIDGFIDKLPDVSIFHANSNGFEGNIPVLSHLPYLSELDLSNNNYSGNFPMNVLGATNLTFLDLRFNSFTGPVPPGLFNLELLALFINNNNFDQDLPSNMGSTLASFINLANNKLTGPIPKSIGLASNTLLEILFLNNTFSGCLPSEIGLLNKARVFDVSVNSLTGPIPESFSCLESIEYLVLEKNEFYGSVPEEVCKLRNLTKLTLSDNYFTQVGPECRKLIQKGVLDMKHNCVMGLPDQRDPKICAGFLNKPKPAQGCGEINHSVTCKKAATSVYLNSETEGGPQPHPTLTYKALSL from the coding sequence ATGTataagatatcctccatttttGCTACTCATTTCGTACACACAATCTTAATCCTTTTATTATTATGTTCCATTTACCAAGTTGTTGTCGTAGTAGCCACCCCATCACCACCTCCATCATCACCTCAACCACCGTcggcatcatcatcatccctcAACGGATCAAAAGTCCAAGAAGCCAAAAAAGTGATACAACAATTTTTCAAAGGGATTACTAGTGACAATTGTGGGTTTTCACATCTTACAATTACCGATACTACTGACTTGTGTAAAAATCCAAAGTTTGGGTGTTCACTTTCTAAAGATTCCTTAAATAAGACAGAATGTCTGTACGCCATTCAATTCAATGAATGTGGTATTATAGGGAAGAACATTACTATTGATGGCTTCATCGACAAGCTTCCTGACGTGTCGATTTTCCATGCAAATTCCAACgggtttgagggaaacataCCAGTGTTAAGCCATCTTCCATACCTCTCTGAGTTGGATCTTAGTAACAACAATTATAGTGGGAACTTCCCTATGAATGTCCTTGGTGCTACCAACTTAACCTTCTTGGATCTCCGATTTAACTCCTTCACGGGCCCAGTTCCTCCTGGGCTTTTTAATTTGGAATTGTTGGCCCTTTttattaacaataataattttGATCAGGACCTTCCATCTAACATGGGTTCCACACTAGCGTCTTTCATCAACTTAGCTAACAACAAGTTAACAGGCCCAATTCCGAAGTCCATTGGGCTAGCCTCGAATACTCTCCTCGAGATCCTCTTCTTGAACAACACTTTCTCGGGTTGCCTTCCTTCCGAGATTGGGCTTCTTAACAAGGCCCGTGTTTTCGACGTTTCGGTGAACTCCTTAACGGGACCCATACCCGAGTCCTTCAGCTGTTTAGAGAGTATAGAGTACTTAGTCCTGGAAAAGAATGAATTTTATGGTTCTGTACCCGAGGAGGTGTGTAAGTTGCGTAATTTGACGAAGTTGACTTTGTCTGATAACTATTTCACCCAAGTTGGGCCGGAATGCAGGAAGCTAATCCAAAAAGGAGTGTTGGATATGAAACACAATTGTGTAATGGGCCTTCCGGATCAGAGAGACCCAAAAATATGTGCCGGGTTTCTTAATAAGCCCAAACCTGCCCAGGGTTGCGGTGAAATAAACCACTCTGTGACTTGCAAGAAAGCAGCAACAAGTGTATATCTGAATTCTGAAACAGAGGGGGGACCACAACCTCATCCAACACTTACTTATAAAGCTCTAAGTCTTTGA